The Euwallacea similis isolate ESF13 chromosome 15, ESF131.1, whole genome shotgun sequence genome has a window encoding:
- the LOC136413753 gene encoding BRISC complex subunit FAM175B-like has product MFQPASVSLSGPAFSFLLYETSKDILEQRGFLLGEIVHKETTSITDNEQKQVNVLKIIKINSVIPCPSHNYFPRGKVDKEKLQKFLGPAFSQVVAWYKYEESSTSRLTLKDRALHKQFQEIFDVPQDLFSVCFLTSGCTDTFSTYNYQQNFMRYGNGTFDKLNICIPNLSESNNTYKNSEPASDLFNKILFSLKMDIENTKGVVAVTEIENAVQSYMTKTVKELAKAEQTLFDLEQEIQVLKENPPQENQEAHSDAGGEAHNDAGGDAIACDEETIPEKESSPTIGKQPRRTRSKSNSTRSPSVTDSNKRESLRQFDTQKSPENIKKGMTKTRAKGRGGKKKF; this is encoded by the exons ATGTTCCAGCCTGCTTCTGTTTCCCTTTCGGGGCCcgcattttcatttcttttatatGAAACTTCTAAGGATATATTAGAACAG CGCGGATTTTTGCTGGGTGAAATCGTCCACAAGGAAACAACCTCAATAACTGACAATGAGCAAAAGCAAGTGAATGTgttaaaaatcatcaaaatcaaTTCTGTAATTCCATGCCCTAGCCACAACTATTTTCCTCGAGGGAAAGTGGATAAAGAAAAACTACAAAAGTTCCTAGGCCCTGCTTTTTCGCAGGTTGTCGCTTGGTACAAATATGAAGAGTCTTCAACAAGTAGATTGACTTTAAAAGATAGAGCATTACACAAACAGTTCCAAGAAATTTTTGACGTTCCTCAGGATCTGTTCTCAGTGTGTTTTCTTACAAGTGGATGTACAGATACTTTTTCTACTTATAACTACCAGCAGAACTTCATGAGGTATGGAAATGGCACTTTtgataaattgaatatttgcaTTCCCAACTTAAGTGAGTCAAATAATACATACAAGAACTCTGAACCTGCTTCtgatttatttaacaaaatcctattttcactaaaaatggACATAGAAAATACTAAGGGAGTGGTTGCAGTGAccgaaattgaaaatgctGTTCAAAGCTACATGACTAAAACTGTTAAGGAACTAGCCAAAGCGGAACAAACATTGTTTGATTTAGAGCAGGAAATTCAGgtgttaaaagaaaatccaCCACAAGAAAATCAGGAAGCCCACAGTGATGCAGGAGGGGAAGCCCACAATGATGCAGGAGGGGATGCCATAGCTTGTGATGAAGAAACTATCCCAGAAAAAGAAAGTTCTCCTACAATTGGTAAGCAACCAAGAAGGACAAGAAGTAAGTCTAACTCTACCAGGTCTCCCTCAGTCACGGACTCAAATAAACGGGAGTCTCTAAGGCAATTTGATACTCAAAAGTCtccagaaaatattaaaaagggAATGACAAAAACAAGAGCAAAGGGTAGGGGgggtaagaaaaaattttaa
- the LOC136413755 gene encoding uncharacterized protein, which yields MTLRTSITSEKDLQDGTSDKKLSVTSQFRKKWQLCAKILELICCALCIGFIIEPTKRAELARIHLSHFALIFPTFFGYFLASFLFLITKVIGDKMPYRTVFIFSSMASFLFFVSGILLALDRKRDINDEFYYIPLLPNVSKFLAVSTAMAFFTSMVFGAEAYLVFRYKENF from the exons ATGACTCTACGGACAAGTATAACATCGGAAAAAGATTTGCAAGATGGAACGTCAGATAAGAAACTCAGCGTAACATCGCAATTTAGGAAAAAGTGGCAGTTGTGTGCCAAAATATTGGAATTG ataTGTTGCGCATTATGCATAGGATTCATTATAGAACCAACAAAAAGAGCTGAATTGGCTCGGATTCACTTAAGTCATTTTGCTTTGATTTTCCCGACATTTTTTGGGTACTTCCTCGCAAGTTTTCTATTTCTCATAACGAAGGTAATTGGAGATAAAATGCCTTACAG gacagtattcatattttcttcaatggcATCGTTCCTGTTTTTCGTCTCTGGGATTTTGTTAGCTCTTGATAGAAAAAGAGATATAAACGATGAATTCTATTATATCCCTTTATTACctaatgtttcaaaattcttgGCTGTATCAACTGCAATGGCATTTTTTACCTCGATGGTATTCGGAGCCGAGGCTTACTTGGTCTTTAGATATAAGGAAAACTTTTGA
- the LOC136413790 gene encoding (Lyso)-N-acylphosphatidylethanolamine lipase-like, with protein MIIPSKQLSCSSITIAAKMGEQCKRGWWTKYSENKLVEIESSILSAIKTTYKTWFVPIGSVVGNDDKIWTISLNEESKNTPLVMLHGFAAGIGFWIKNFDDIAHDRPVYAIDLLGFGRSSRPVFGKDCETAERQWVDTLEEWRKQVKLDKFILLGHSFGGYLATSYAISHPDRVRHLILADPWGFAEKPSDYKPSTRFRVLRVLLYPLYCFNPLSSIRGAGPWGPALVKKMRSDIAMRYKDTLKDTNIITDYIYQCNSQYPSGETAFNSFVKDLTFSKNPMADRYDTIHECTPITVVYGKESWIDQSPAFVLQEQREDINYVKVAVIPDAGHHIYSDQPDLFNEFVRETCRIADNSQDKKGMAPSAKLLKAQFDYDRIKAFVNVHKVHKKLTEEEIEEVVDKNTEEREVTPS; from the exons ATGATTATTCCTTCCAAACAACTCAGTTGTTCCAGTATAACAATTGCTGCAAAAATGGGTGAACAGTGCAAAAGAGGTTGGTGGACCAAGTATTCAGAGAATAAACTTGTAGAAATTGAAAGCAGTATTTTATCAG CAATAAAAACAACTTATAAGACCTGGTTTGTACCAATTGGATCTGTAGTGGGAAATGATGACAAAATCTGGACAATATCCCTGAATGAAGAATCAAAAAATACCCCCCTTGTGATGTTGCATGGCTTTGCGGCAGGAATTGGCTTTTGGATAAAGAATTTTGATGATATTGCCCATGATAGGCCAGTTTATGCTATTGATCTTTTAG GTTTTGGCCGATCTTCTAGGCCTGTTTTCGGCAAAGATTGTGAAACTGCTGAAAGGCAGTGGGTGGATACCTTAGAAGAATGGAGGAAGCAAGTTAAATTGGATAAATTTATCTTATTGGGTCATAGTTTTGGGGGATATTTGGCTACTAGTTATGCAATTAGTCATCCAGACAG ggttagacatttaattttagcaGACCCATGGGGTTTTGCAGAAAAGCCATCAGATTACAAACCTTCGACTCGTTTCAGAGTGCTCAGAGTGTTATTGTACCCACTTTATTGCTTCAATCCTTTATCATCAATTAGAGGTGCTGGTCCATGGg gacCAGCGCTTGTAAAGAAAATGAGGAGTGATATTGCTATGCGATACAAAGATACGTTGAAAGACACCAATATCATCACAGACTATATTTATCAATGCAATTCGCAGTATCCTAG tGGAGAAACAGCTTTTAATTCTTTCGTGAAGGATTTAACTTTCTCCAAGAACCCCATGGCCGACCGATATGACACAATTCATGAATGTACCCCCATTACCGTAGTGTATGGGAAAGAATCATGGATAGACCAAAGTCCTGCCTTTGTTTTGCAGGAACAAAGGGAAGATATCAATTACGTTAAAGTTGCA gtaATCCCAGACGCTGGTCATCATATTTATTCCGACCAACCCGACTTATTCAACGAATTCGTGAGAGAAACCTGCAGAATAGCAGACAATAGTCAGGACAAAAAAGGCATGGCGCCATCCGCCAAATTATTAAAGGCTCAGTTCGATTATGACAGAATTAAAGCCTTCGTTAACGTGCATAAAGTGCACAAGAAATTGACTGAGGAAGAAATCGAAGAAGTGGTGGATAAAAATACTGAGGAACGTGAGGTTACCcccagttaa